In Sphaeramia orbicularis chromosome 12, fSphaOr1.1, whole genome shotgun sequence, the following proteins share a genomic window:
- the LOC115429625 gene encoding MOB kinase activator 1B produces MSFLFGKSSNKTFKPKKNIPEGSHQYELLKHAEATLGSGNLRMAVMLPEGEDLNEWVAVNTVDFFNQINMLYGTITDFCTEESCPVMSAGPKYEYHWADGTNIKKPIKCSAPKYIDYLMTWVQDQLDDETLFPSKIGVPFKRNFMSVAKTILKRLFRVYAHIYHQHFDSVMQLQEEAHLNTSFKHFIFFVQEFNLIDRKELVPLQELIEKLTTKDR; encoded by the exons ATGAGCTTTCTTTT TGGAAAAAGTTCAAACAAGACATTCAAGCCCAAGAAGAATATCCCGGAGGGTTCTCATCAGTACGAGCTGTTGAAACATGCAGAGGCTACGCTGGGAAGCGGAAACCTGCGCATGGCAGTCATGCTGCCTGAGGGGGAAGACTTAAACGAGTGGGTCGCAGTCAATA ctgtgGATTTCTTCAACCAGATTAACATGCTATATGGCACCATCACAGACTTCTGCACTGAGGAAAGCTGCCCAGTCATGTCAGCTGGTCCCAA GTATGAATATCACTGGGCTGATGGAACCAACATCAAGAAGCCAATCAAATGCTCGGCTCCCAAGTACATTGATTACCTCATGACCTGGGTGCAAGATCAGCTGGATGATGAAACACTCTTCCCTTCAAAGATTG GTGTCCCCTTTAAGCGCAACTTTATGTCTGTGGCGAAGACCATCCTGAAGCGTCTGTTCAGGGTCTACGCTCACATCTACCACCAGCACTTTGACTCTGTCATGCAACTGCAAGAGGAAGCCCACCTCAACACATCATTCAAACACTTCATCTTTTTTGTTCAG GAGTTCAACCTCATCGACAGGAAAGAGCTGGTCCCACTACAGGAGCTGATTGAAAAACTGACAACCAAGGATAGATAA